One Phalacrocorax aristotelis chromosome 12, bGulAri2.1, whole genome shotgun sequence DNA window includes the following coding sequences:
- the CPN1 gene encoding carboxypeptidase N catalytic chain isoform X1 yields MARWLRPLVGALLLLEVAAALSFLHHRYEEMVQALFRVQSQCPYVTRIYSIGRSVEGRHLYVLELSDYPGIHEPLEPEFKYVGNMHGNEVLGRELLLQLSEFLCEEYRRGNERITRLIHDTRIHIMPSMNPDGYEVAAKQGPDSNGYLTGRNNANGVDLNRNFPDLNTFMYYSGEISGPNHHIPLPDNWKSQVEPETLAVIQWISSYNFVLSANLHGGAVVANYPYDKSQDQRFRSHRRTVNTPTPDDKLFQKLAKTYSYAHGWMHRGWNCGDYFADGITNGASWYSLSKGMQDFNYLYTNCFEITLELSCNKFPPKEDLERQWMANREALVAFIEEVHQGIKGMVSDQNNNGIAGAVISVQGISHDITSGDMGDYFRLLLPGTYTVTASAEGYQSQTVTTTVGPAGPSLVHFQLKQDAVRKPPERKASGTRMSNKALQKKVVPRATRRGTQR; encoded by the exons ATGGCTCGCTGGCTGCGGCCCCTCGTgggagccctgctcctgctcgaGGTGGCGGCCGCCCTCAGCTTTCTCCACCATCGCTACGAGGAGATGGTGCAGGCCCTGTTCCGCGTGCAGAGCCAGTGCCCCTACGTCACCCGCATCTACAGCATCGGCCGCAGTGTCGAGGGCCGACACCTCTACGTCCTGGAGCTCAGCGACTACCCGGGTATCCATGAGCCCC TGGAGCCGGAGTTCAAGTATgtggggaacatgcatgggaaCGAGGTGCTGGGCcgtgagctgctgctgcagctctccgAGTTCCTGTGCGAGGAGTACCGCCGGGGCAACGAGCGGATCACCCGCCTCATCCACGACACACGCATCCACATCATGCCCTCCATGAACCCCGATGGGTACGAAGTGGCTGCCAAGCAG GGCCCGGACAGCAACGGGTACTTGACAGGGAGAAACAATGCCAACGGAGTGGACTTAAACCGCAACTTCCCTGACCTCAACACGTTCATGTACTACAGCGGGGAAATCAGCGGGCCAAATCACCACATCCCACTGCCTGATAACTGGAAAAGCCAG GTGGAGCCAGAGACATTGGCTGTGATCCAGTGGATCAGCAGCTACAACTTTGTGCTCTCAGCCAATCTGCACGGTGGAGCAGTGGTGGCAAATTACCCCTATGACAAGTCTCAGGACCAGCGGTTCAGGAGCCACCGGCGCACGGTCAACACACCTACCCCTGATGACAAGTTGTTTCAGAAG CTGGCCAAGACCTACTCATATGCCCACGGCTGGATGCACCGTGGCTGGAACTGTGGAGACTACTTTGCCGATGGCATCACGAATGGGGCATCCTGGTACTCGCTCAGCAAAG GCATGCAGGACTTCAATTACCTCTACACCAACTGCTTTGAAATCACcctggagctgagctgcaataAATTCCCACCCAAGGAGGACCTGGAGAGGCAGTGGATGGCAAACCGGGAGGCCCTTGTTGCTTTCATTGAAGAG gttCACCAGGGCATCAAAGGGATGGTGTCAGACCAGAACAACAATGGCATTGCAGGAGCAGTGATTTCTGTCCAGGGAATCAGCCATGACATCACCTCTG GTGATATGGGGGATTATTtccggctgctgctgcctggcactTACACTGTCACAGCCTCTGCAGAGGGGTACCAGTCCCAGACGGTGACAACAACAGTGGGCCCAGCTGGACCTTCATTG GTGCATTTCCAGCTCAAACAAGATGCGGTGAGGAAGCCCCCAGAGCGTAAAGCCTCAGGCACACGCATGAGCAACAAAGCCCTGCAGAAGAAAGTAGTGCCAAGAGCCACCCGCCGGGGGACCCAAAGATGA
- the CPN1 gene encoding carboxypeptidase N catalytic chain isoform X2, producing MARWLRPLVGALLLLEVAAALSFLHHRYEEMVQALFRVQSQCPYVTRIYSIGRSVEGRHLYVLELSDYPGIHEPLEPEFKYVGNMHGNEVLGRELLLQLSEFLCEEYRRGNERITRLIHDTRIHIMPSMNPDGYEVAAKQGPDSNGYLTGRNNANGVDLNRNFPDLNTFMYYSGEISGPNHHIPLPDNWKSQVEPETLAVIQWISSYNFVLSANLHGGAVVANYPYDKSQDQRFRSHRRTVNTPTPDDKLFQKLAKTYSYAHGWMHRGWNCGDYFADGITNGASWYSLSKGMQDFNYLYTNCFEITLELSCNKFPPKEDLERQWMANREALVAFIEEVIWGIISGCCCLALTLSQPLQRGTSPRR from the exons ATGGCTCGCTGGCTGCGGCCCCTCGTgggagccctgctcctgctcgaGGTGGCGGCCGCCCTCAGCTTTCTCCACCATCGCTACGAGGAGATGGTGCAGGCCCTGTTCCGCGTGCAGAGCCAGTGCCCCTACGTCACCCGCATCTACAGCATCGGCCGCAGTGTCGAGGGCCGACACCTCTACGTCCTGGAGCTCAGCGACTACCCGGGTATCCATGAGCCCC TGGAGCCGGAGTTCAAGTATgtggggaacatgcatgggaaCGAGGTGCTGGGCcgtgagctgctgctgcagctctccgAGTTCCTGTGCGAGGAGTACCGCCGGGGCAACGAGCGGATCACCCGCCTCATCCACGACACACGCATCCACATCATGCCCTCCATGAACCCCGATGGGTACGAAGTGGCTGCCAAGCAG GGCCCGGACAGCAACGGGTACTTGACAGGGAGAAACAATGCCAACGGAGTGGACTTAAACCGCAACTTCCCTGACCTCAACACGTTCATGTACTACAGCGGGGAAATCAGCGGGCCAAATCACCACATCCCACTGCCTGATAACTGGAAAAGCCAG GTGGAGCCAGAGACATTGGCTGTGATCCAGTGGATCAGCAGCTACAACTTTGTGCTCTCAGCCAATCTGCACGGTGGAGCAGTGGTGGCAAATTACCCCTATGACAAGTCTCAGGACCAGCGGTTCAGGAGCCACCGGCGCACGGTCAACACACCTACCCCTGATGACAAGTTGTTTCAGAAG CTGGCCAAGACCTACTCATATGCCCACGGCTGGATGCACCGTGGCTGGAACTGTGGAGACTACTTTGCCGATGGCATCACGAATGGGGCATCCTGGTACTCGCTCAGCAAAG GCATGCAGGACTTCAATTACCTCTACACCAACTGCTTTGAAATCACcctggagctgagctgcaataAATTCCCACCCAAGGAGGACCTGGAGAGGCAGTGGATGGCAAACCGGGAGGCCCTTGTTGCTTTCATTGAAGAG GTGATATGGGGGATTATTtccggctgctgctgcctggcactTACACTGTCACAGCCTCTGCAGAGGGGTACCAGTCCCAGACGGTGA